The segment GCGATCGCGGTCGTTGGTGTTGCCGCGATGGGGGGAGGTAGGTACGTCGCAGCTGTAATGCGCGGCCTTGCACGCGTTGGAGAATGAGTCCAAGACATGCCACAAAGAACCACTTTGCCCCGTTAAAGCGGGGATGGCTCCACAGATGGTGCCGTCTGTCAGTGGTCCCCGCCCGCGCGGGGATGATCCCGGCTTGAGTTGGCTGGGGTGCAGCAGCTCGTGCCTGCTCCCCGTGCCTGTGGGGATGGTCCCTACATGGCCGGGCTTGATGGCCCACGTTCGGCTGCTCCCCGCACCCGCGGGGTTAGTCTCATCTCGATGCGGCCCAGGCCGACGTTGAGCTACTGCTCCCCGCGCATGCGGGGTTGGTCCCTCCTCTTCGCTCTTGACCTCAAGGATGGCGAAGTGGTCCCCGCGCATGCGGGTGGGTCCCTGGAGGGCGTCCTGCGCGACACCCCGTCCGCAGCCCGTGGCTGCGCGAGGTCCTCGACAACCTCACGCAGCACATGCGCACCGGCCTCTTCTAGCCAGTCGGCAGAACGTGCCGACGCCCAGTCTCCGCCCATTCGGTAACCGACTGCCGCGAGCGAACCGTGGGCCGGATAGTGGTGCCTCCCGAGCAGCCCTGAACAAACCTCGCGGACTGCGGCTTTCCGGTCCGGTACAGACCGGCAGTCCGAACATAAGAGCGGCATCCGGCATCCCATGTCCCTTAAACTGACGGTAAGTGGGTGATGCGAGACGACGAGGAGCACTGTGCGAACAGGTCGAGTCGACGCCTCAGGGACGAACCCAGTGCCGCACCACCGCGAAGCTGCCGACCGTGGGCCCGTACCTCAGGGGCTCGCCAGGTCCGCGCTCATCGCGGCGTTGCACGACTCCTACGACGACACGCTCCTCGCCCCTGCAATAGCCGCGCCCGTGGCGCACCCGAACGGCTTCGTCAAGCTGCCCTTGGCGCTGGTAGTCGAGGGCTCAAGACGGCTTTTCCTGCACGTCTGGCTTGCTGGTGAAGAGGACTCACAAGCCCACGATCACCGTTGGGACTTCTCGTCCACCGTGTTGCGCGGAACCGTGCACAACAGCTTGTTGGACATCACCGAAGCCGACGAACCCCTCTGCGACGGCGACCCCCTCCTCGGCGCGGAATCGTCCCGGTCTCCGGGTTACCGGGTCGTCCGCTATGAGCCCCGCGAATGGGGGTACCGATTCGACGCAAGCTGCGGGGAGCGAGTGGTCGTGACAGAGCACCGAACAGCCACGGTGTGCGCAGGCGACGCATATGGCATGTCGGCTTTCACATTCCACCGGGCGAGAGCGCTGCCCGGCACGATGACCCTGGTTGCCAGGGGGGCGCCGTTGGGCCGGTACGCCCGTGTCCTGGTACGGGGTGAGGTTTCCGAGGGGCCGAGGCGGTGGCGGCACGTGGGGCCGTCGGAGCGGCGTGGCTACCTTCGCGAGGCGTTGGACTGCCTCGGATGAGCCGTACAGGCAATCGTCACGGACGCGCGTCGAGACGGGATGATCCTCGGGCGCTCATCCGTAGGGATACCGTCCTGATCATCGCTGTCCACATGGATGACGTCCCGGGGGCGTCTTTCCGTGCTGGCCCTCTGGAACGACGCTGGCGCGTTGGCCGGCCCGACGAAGTGGTGTCCAGCGCATCCCGCCGTGTCGCATACACGCAGCGTCACCTCGAACCGCTCCTGTGGGGGCAGCACGTCCGGTGGCATCGGGAGGTGCCCCAGGCAGAGGCGTCGCCTTCCCGTTTCCAGCTTTCAGCCATCGAGTTGGTGCGCCTGAACGACACTGCGCTCAGCGCGCTGAAGGACATGGACTCACCGGTTCACGCGAACGGGGTGGCTCTTCTGCACGGCGTTCTGCCGTCGGATCCGCCGGCGCAGCTACCGAAAACCCTTCAGGAGTGCGCTGACGTCGACCCGCACCACGGGCAGGGCGCCCAACGAGCCTGGGTCGCACGGCAGCTGCCGTCGGGGTGCCGGATCGCTGACACCGAGCGGGAGGCGGTGCACTGCACCCTCGTCACCGCCCAGAGTGGTCTGGTGCGGCTGCATCCGGGGCGTGCGCAGCGGAATTGGGACTCCCTCGATCAGTGGCTGTGGCATCTGCATCACGCGACGTTGTATCCGCCTGGCCCGGAGGCCGCGGAGCAACTCCACGCCATGCGCCTGCCGCTGCCCACCAAGGTCCGGGGCGTGCTGGGTATTCGTGGTCTCACCCTGGTGGGTACCGAGCAGGATCCGGGTGTCGGAGTGCCACGTAACTACTACGACGGCACCAGCTATCACCTGGCGACGCTGTACGCCGATGCCTTGGCTCTGGCCCGGTTGCAGCAGACTGTGCTGGACGCTTTCGGCAGCGAAGTGGCGCGGATCGGCGAGCACGAACCCCGCCGACGGAAAGTGGCGCAGATGGAAAGGGATCTGCTCGTCTTCCGTCGCAGCTACTGGGCGGCCGGCTTCGGCCGGCAAGGAACCGTCGATGCCATGGTGCGGGCATGGCAGCAGAGTGCCGGTCTGCCGCAATCGCTGCAGAGCCTCGTCAGCGACCTCGGCGAACTGTCCCGCCAGGTGCAGTCCGCCGAGACGGAGACGACCAACGCGATACTCGGCCTGCTCGCTGCGGTCGGCCTGCCGTTGACCACGGGGCTCGCTATCTGGCAGGGGCTTCCTCAGGCCGGGTCCTCGTCGCTGTTTCGGATCCTCGGGGCGACCGGTGTGGTCACCGTGGGCCTCGTCACGCTGTTCCCTGGACTGCGCAGGCTGTTCGTGGATCTCTTCCGGCGCAAGTGGCGGGGTGGCAGGCGGTGACGCCGCCACCGGCCTTCTCGTGGCCGCCCCGGCATGCTCCCGGATACCCGTTGGGATGTGCGGACACGGGGGACGTGCTCGCCCGCTTCGCCCGCGAGCCACATCAAGAGGCGAGCGTGGTTGTCGTCACGAGCGCGTTGCGCGCCAGCGTGGAGGACAGCGGGGATCACATGGCGGGGCTCTCGCGAGTCCGGCAGAGCCTGGCGGCGATCGGGCATCGCCTCGGCACCGCATGGAACCCTTCGTACTACGGCAAGGATCTGGTCCTGGTCCGCGCCGGGAAGCATGCTGTCCCCGCGGGCCTGTGCATGGAGCCTCCGGCTGGAGGCAGCGACAGCGGGGTTCGGCATGGCTGGGCCTTCGACTTCGTTTCCCTCAGCGGGAGTGGCGACGAGAGGCGGGAGGGGCTGCTGCGTGCCTGCTACGCCATTTCGATGGCCGCTCGGCTGCGGCGGGACCGGCCGGATCTTCGGCCGTGCCGGGCCGCTGATGTCCTGTTGCGGGTGCCGGGACTCCTGTCACCTGAGCGGGGTGCCTCGCTGCTCGCCGGTGTCCTTGTCCGGCCGCTGGGCGGTGCCGACGAGGGCTCGGGTGCCCTCCCGGGAGAAGATCCGCGTTTTCCCGGGGTGCCGTCGGCCGACGCCTGGGACGTGTTCGCGCAGAGGCCACCGCAGCGAGGTCTCTACGCGGTCAGCGACGTTCACGACATCGAATGGGGCACCCTCGACCGGGAAAGCGGTGAGCGTGTTACGGAGGGCAGTGCGCACGAGCTGCTTCCCCTGAGCACGGCTTGGCTGGACGGATCCCTGCCGGTGGCGGACGTGTTGGACCGGGCATACCGGCTTCGGGTGCGGCGTGAATCGCTGCTCTCACGCCATCTGCGGGCCCTGAGCGACGCGGTCGCGGCCGGTGGCCGGCTCTTCGCGACGCTGGGGGACGGCCTCTCCGGCGTCGTCTCCGACGCCGCACTGATGCGTTCGGCGATGGTCGCGGCGAACGCTGAGAGTGCGGGTCGTATGCACAGTGGGGCCGGTGTGGCGCCCATGGACGAGCGAGGGCTCACCGCGGCCCGCCGTCGCGCGCATTTCAGCCTCCATGTGACCAAGGCCCTCAAAGGCACGGGACACCAGGAGCGGTTCTTCCACGCTTTCGGTAACCCCCTCGACTCCCGAGCGGCCGATTCCGTCGTCGGTTTTCTGTCCGCTTTGCGGAGGGCAGGACCCGGCACCCCGGGTTTCCACCATCTCACGCACGCACTGCGATGGCGCGACTGGTGGCGTCTGCACCTGCCGCCCACCGCACAGGGCCACATCGACCAACTCTTCGCATCGATACAGGAATCGATACCGGACACGTCGGCGGGAGCGTGAGCCCTGACCTCATGCGGTCGCCCACTTCCATGCGCTGGACGACCACACCTGTGGCGCCGTCGGCGGTACCGGTGCGGTGGAGGGGCCGTACGGAGCAACCCTCGTCTCCAGTACCGGATTCCAGAACTCTGCGAGCCGGTCCGCTGCTTCAGGCAGGCGGCCGAACTCCAAGCCGTCCCGGAAGGTTGCCGTGTCCCAGAAATCCAGCCACTCCCACGGTGGTTGAGGCAGGTGGTCCGGCCATGTGCGCCCCATGGCGGCGAATTCAATCGCCACGTCACGCCGCACCTCGTCCAGGAGCAGCGCGGGAGCCAAGGGGCTCGCAGCGGCCAGCAGGAAGTCCGTGAGATCGGTCCAACGCGTATTGATCTTGCCGCCGTCGCGCCTGCGGGTGTAGCGCAGCAGCTTCTGCGCCAGGCACCGGCTGAGGGTCGCCGCCGGTACGGTGACCGGGGCGTTCCGGCCGGGAAAGTCCAGAGGTGCGGTGCGGTTGTCGCCCGCGGCCTCACCATCCGGCACCAGCAGGATGTTGAGCAGGACCTTCCCGATGGCCTCCCCCGCCCGTACGCGGACCAATGCCCGGTGTACGGTCGCCCTGCCGGGCGAGCTGAACACCACGGGTTCCGAACGCAGCAGCCAGAGGCTCTCCCCCTGCGGGGCGGGAGGCAGTTCGGTAGCGGACAGCAGCAGTCGGCCCGCGCTCGCCGAAAGAGCCATATCGACATCATTCGGCAGCCGGGCCGAAGGGCCCATCCACCCGAGAAGCGCCGTCGAACCCTTGAGATGCCAGGCGTGCGGTGGCAGGAGCCGGTCGATACTCGACAGGACCGCCGCTATGGATTGGACCAGGTGTTGGTCAGCTGTGGGAAGCGTGGTCCGGTCGGCCTGCTCCCATGGCCCGCGCCGCTGTTCCATCCAAGCCCCTCGATCGCGTGTCCGCCCGGTTCACAGGAATGACGGTGTCACAGGAGAGTGGCCACGGAGGGCGGATTCCGCCGGATGTCTGCGCCTTGAGCGATCCAGCGCAGCAGGCGCGGAGGTGGTTCGGGTACCAGCCGCCGACGCCCGCTGCACAGGGCGACGCGTGCTGCCAGGGCCCGCAGCCCGGAGATCCCGCAGCCGGCGGCCAGGTCCAGCAGCCTGTCGGAGACGCCCGACGCAAGTTCCTGATGCTGGCCGGCCAGGGCAAGTATCCGTGCGGCCGCGAACAGATCCGTGTGGGCGGCCTCCAGTAGTTCTCGAGCCGCTTCTTGGCCCGCTGGGGTACCCACGGCGCGGTCGAGGTACTGGACCGCACGCGGCAGCAGCACCGGCCACGTTCGTACGGTGCCGGCGAGGGCCCGGGACACCTGCGCGTCGGGCTCGATACGGGCCAGGGCGTACCTGAGGGCACGCACATCGGCGTCCTGTATCCCCCTGCGCCATACCTCGGGTGGGTGGCCCGCGACGTCGTGGGCCGGTCCCGCGAACAGATCGTTCACCGGCTCGGTGGTGCTCTTTTCTTCGGACAGCCGCAGACCAAGTGCTTCCAGCCCGTCTTCCACGGCACCTCGGACCTGTTCCGCTTCCGCGCTGTTGCGGACGAAGACATGCCAGTCGTCGCCCCAGCGCAGCCACCGGCCCGGCGTCGTCACGGTCAGGAGAGCATCGATCGGGGCCAGCACTGCGGTACCGAGCCGGTTGGCCCAGCGGTGACCGGGCAGGAGGCACCGGCCGGTGGCACGGTGCAGTGCGGTCAGATATCCCGCCAACTCGCCGGTTATCCAGGGAGCATCGAGCAGCACCCACAGGGGAAGCGACTGGCCGAAGCGGTGAATGTCGAGCCTCAGGACGAGCGGCAGATCACTTCGGCGTCCCATCTCGCGCATACGGGTCTGTCGTGCCCGATAGGCGGAGCGGTAGTCCCAGACCGGGGAACGGTAGCTGAACACCTCCGGGCGCAGCTCTTGGCGGTGCAGCGAGCGCTCGACCAGAAGGTGCGCATGGGCGCGTACGGCTGGTGGCACGACGGGAACACTCTCTGTCCGCCGGGCCAAGGGCACCCGAAGCCACCCGACATCAAACCGCTCCGGCACCGCGACAGTTCCGTCAGCCAGATCCCGAATGACATCGGTGGCGCCGAGGGCGTCGGGGATCCACTCGGTCAGCAGGTCATGGCCGAAACTCGTACTGAGCGCCCTGTTCAGCTCGGTGACGTCGTCTCGCACGACGGCATGATGTCACCCGGACGGGGGCCGCTCGCATCGCCTAACCTGACCAGTGGACGTGGCGAAGAGGGGGAGCATGGCCGGCATTCCGGGCCCGGACGACAGCCTGGACCTTCACGCGGCACTGGGCGCCTTGGTGGGAAAGACACCCAGCCATGCCGGCGGAACCATGAATCTGCTGCTGTCGCACATGCTCGACGCGGCAGCCGTCGCCGACGTCATGTGGGAGCGCTATCTGGCTCAGTCCACCCGGCAATTGCTGGACGAGACAGCCGGCGGCCCGGGGAAGGGCCGGGGGTTGTTCATCTGGCTCTGCGGGATGCACGACTACGGAAAAGCCACTCCTGTCTTCCAACGCCGGTGGCCACCAGGGGCGGAGGCTGTACGGGCGGCCGGACTGCGGTGGCACGAGCCGACCGCCGGACGGTTCGCATGGCATCATGGACGAGCCGGAGGCCATCTGCTGCGACGGCTGCTGTCGGCGGCCGGCTGGCCCGAGGAACACGTCGACTGGATGTGGCCCCTGGTCGCAGGGCACCACGGGTTCTTCTCCGTCGAAAGCGCACTGAAGCCGGACCGCAAGGCACGTGGCCAGTTGGAGGGCGACGAACGCTGGGCGCAGGTGCGACTCGCCCTCGTCCAGCGTCTTTCCGAAGAACTGGGTCTGGGTGCTTTCATCGCTCTCGCCCCCGCAGTGGTGCCGACGCGTGCCGCCCAACTCCAGCTGAGCGGGCTCATGGTGATGACAGACTGGATCGCCAGCGGGCCCGGCTTCCGGGGGATCGACGAGCTGGCCGACGTGAGCTTCAAAGGTGCACGGCAACGGGCTGCCGCGGCTTGGCAACAGCTCGGCCTGCAGGGCGGCTGGGGAGAGCTGCCCGAGCCGCCGCCGGACGCCTTCGCGAAGCGGTTCGGGTGCGAGCCGCGTCCCTCCCAGGAGCTGGCGATGGAGACGGCGCGGCAAATGGCGGCTCCCGGCCTGATGGTCATCGAGGCGCCGATGGGCGAGGGCAAGACCAGGACTGCTCTGATGGCGGCGGAGATCCTGGCGGCGAAGTTCGGCGCGGACGGCGTGTTCGTCGGCATGCCGGAGTGGTCCACCGACGATCCCATGTTCGGGAGGGTCAGAGAGTGGGTGAGCCGGATCGACGAGAAGCTGGCCGATCGGGTCGCCCTGCTCCACGGCAAGCGGACCTTCAATAAGGAGTGGAGCGCCCTGCTGAGAGAGCCGCGGGAGGTCAGGCTCGCCGCCGTCGGCGAATGCGACGAGGACGAGCGGCACGGCGAGTCGGCGAGCGATGGCCCGCACGGATCCGGGGGCGGCAGGCCGGTGGCGCGCGTACCCGCCGAATGGTTCTTCGGGTACGCGCGCGGGCTGCTGTGCCCCTTCGTGGTCGGCCCTGTCGATCAGCTGCTGTACGCGACGACCCGCACCAAGTTTGTGATGCTCCGGATGGCGGGGCTGGTGGGGAAGGTCGTCGTCCTCGACGAGGTGCACGCCACCGATGTCTACACCTCGCAGTTTCTCCTTGAGGGCCTGCGCTGGTTCGGCGAGGCGGGCGTGCCGGTGGTGCTGCTGTCGGCGACGCTGCCGGCGCCGCTGCGCCAGGCGCTTGTCGACGCCTATCTGGCTGGAGCCCTGGGACGCGAGGAGTTCACGGCGGACGACCTCCGCCATCCCCAGGGGTACCCCTCCTCCACCGTCGTGTGGAACGCACCGGACGGCACCGGCCACCGCTCCGCCGTGTCGGTCTGTGACAGCTGGCGCACGGATCGGCCTGTCGACGTTGCTC is part of the Streptomyces platensis genome and harbors:
- the cas3 gene encoding CRISPR-associated helicase Cas3' gives rise to the protein MAGIPGPDDSLDLHAALGALVGKTPSHAGGTMNLLLSHMLDAAAVADVMWERYLAQSTRQLLDETAGGPGKGRGLFIWLCGMHDYGKATPVFQRRWPPGAEAVRAAGLRWHEPTAGRFAWHHGRAGGHLLRRLLSAAGWPEEHVDWMWPLVAGHHGFFSVESALKPDRKARGQLEGDERWAQVRLALVQRLSEELGLGAFIALAPAVVPTRAAQLQLSGLMVMTDWIASGPGFRGIDELADVSFKGARQRAAAAWQQLGLQGGWGELPEPPPDAFAKRFGCEPRPSQELAMETARQMAAPGLMVIEAPMGEGKTRTALMAAEILAAKFGADGVFVGMPEWSTDDPMFGRVREWVSRIDEKLADRVALLHGKRTFNKEWSALLREPREVRLAAVGECDEDERHGESASDGPHGSGGGRPVARVPAEWFFGYARGLLCPFVVGPVDQLLYATTRTKFVMLRMAGLVGKVVVLDEVHATDVYTSQFLLEGLRWFGEAGVPVVLLSATLPAPLRQALVDAYLAGALGREEFTADDLRHPQGYPSSTVVWNAPDGTGHRSAVSVCDSWRTDRPVDVALIPEAVPEGDAASEEHGAAGTAAEAAVADRLEEELAHGGCALVIRNTVERAQALCTVLRERFGDRVVLLHEQIPLGARADRTAECLRRLAPRPTGTAPVRPQMIVVATRVAEQAFDIDVDVLITDLAPIDVLLQRIGRLHRGDRVCRPGRLARPRVIVTGWAPGSAIPGRDGTDADPLDRGAPRFPASSQARYGRHLLLRTAALVFTAAGQPGGWSLPGDIPVLVAAGYGGDDMVPAAWRDDTDAARRQEEAERRERIGNASYYLLTRRGDREAMTLADLHYVAVPPAKGEAGMTALVRDGDPGAEAVLVKHDGARYLTLSGRALAEDGSVPDDDLIDEVLADTVKLPASCPSEAAAELSVPPGWGGHERLQYRRALVLGVDGTASVSGRRVRYDPVLGLVDEGPVTAWPSGSAVGRG
- a CDS encoding nucleotidyl transferase AbiEii/AbiGii toxin family protein; this translates as MEQRRGPWEQADRTTLPTADQHLVQSIAAVLSSIDRLLPPHAWHLKGSTALLGWMGPSARLPNDVDMALSASAGRLLLSATELPPAPQGESLWLLRSEPVVFSSPGRATVHRALVRVRAGEAIGKVLLNILLVPDGEAAGDNRTAPLDFPGRNAPVTVPAATLSRCLAQKLLRYTRRRDGGKINTRWTDLTDFLLAAASPLAPALLLDEVRRDVAIEFAAMGRTWPDHLPQPPWEWLDFWDTATFRDGLEFGRLPEAADRLAEFWNPVLETRVAPYGPSTAPVPPTAPQVWSSSAWKWATA